cattttttaagtgTTACATAAAGTTATCTATGGTAACATTTTTCTAAGTGTTACAAAATATATCTATTGTAACATTTCTTTAAGTATTACCAAGAAAAGTCTATTGTAACATTTCTCATAATATTACTATAGAAGATCTATcgtaatatttttactaaatattattaattctttaaaaaaatgttagtaaaaCTCTTTAGTAAGATAgggtatattttaattattaattttatttttttaatctaacaatttaataatatatttttatttataattttaaatattaataattaattattaataaaaaataataaattttactaatctTCCTACATTTTTCTATCGAGTAAATATCAATGGTTATTAGGTTTCAAGATGGTTCCTTCGTGGGGGGTTGGTCAAGGAAGTGATAATACCTGATTTGAGAGTATTTTTAGTGCATGCACTTACTCCTCATTATATTATATTGCCAATGCCATCGTCCATTGTGGCCTGTCGAAAACGACTCTCTGATTAGACGCAAGACAGAGAGTatagtgatatatatatattcccaTTAATCAGTGTAGACGAAGCTAATTAATTAGGAGAACTATGCAACGATGTAAGTAGGGAAGATACAGCTTGAAGCTTATATAATTAGATTTATACTCATTAATTCATGGGAACGAATTGATACAATCGAAATTTGCAATTGATGAGAATTGTGTTTTAAGTAATTGATAGGATCTAACATTTTGCTAGCACTATTTAAACAGCTAGTCGAAAATTTTGTGCGATGAATAATAGGAGtgagaatattttaattttctttactaCTAAGATATAAGATCATGTTTTAGAGTGTCAGTGTTTTCGTTGAGGACTGGGTGTGTTATTGTGTGTGACGATAAGCATAAGTGTTTTAATGCTTCTTTCTGTAAAAGTCATTACTAGGCACTTTCGGACatttactaataataaatttgaatgACAAAATAGAAATGATAAAGTCCAGTATGATCTCACATATTATTGTTGTCCAATAAATACATCTGAAGCATCAAATTTAGACGACATCAGCCATCTTTTGTACAATTAATTTGTATTCGCGCTCCACGTCAATGTAAAGTAGAATCAatgttgaaataataataataaaaaaaaaccctaagaaaattgGGGGCCTTGGTGTATGGTGATGATGTATATAGAGAAAGTGCAATATGACTGGTGACGGTGAGATAGTAATAGGTAGATAATGTTGTGTTGATTAATTAAATGGCAGCGCAGCtttacttaatttaatttaatttaattcttagAAACACACTACACACACGATTGCTCGCTAATGTCCAACCGAGATATCCATGACGAAGCTGGCTTACACCCTGAATCCTGGACACACCATAGCTAGCAAGCACCCTCCATCCCCCTCccaacaactaactaactaactggtCAGCACTTTCCCTCCCAATAAAATGCCTTCCCCCAACCGCCAACTGCCTCATCAACTACCAAGAACCACAACAAATCACGCAAAAACTCATGCGTTCCAAcaacacttcttcttcttcttcttcaggcaGTAGTGGCACTGGTCGGCACCCTTTGTACCGAGGAGTGAGGCGCAGGAGCAGTGGCAAATGGGTCTCCGAAATCAGGGAGCCAAAGAAACCTACCAGGATTTGGCTTGGCACTTTCTCCAACCCCGAAATGGCTGCTATTGCTTATGATGTCGCCGCTCTTGCTCTTAAGGGTAACGATGCTGCCCTTAACTTCCCCGACTCCGCTTCTTCCCTCCCTGTTCCTGCCTCTTCTTCTGCCCGCGATATTCAAGTTGCCGCAGCCAGTGCCGCTGCTGCTCTCGGAGCCGCCAAAGACTCCATCGAGGGAAGCCGAGGAGCCGTGGCAGGGAATGCCGTTGCGCTGGAGCAAGAGTTGCCGCTCTCCCAAGCCAGGAACACTATTGACAACAATAATGAGTTTGTGGATGAGGATTTGATTTTTGATATGCCTAATGTTCTTCTCAATATGGCTGAAGGGATGCTTCTTAGCCCTCCTCGTTTTCATGTTGCCGATGACTACACTACTGCTCCAGAATACGTGCCGGAAGATCCACACCTCTGGAGTTACCCTTATTTCCCATGACatacatatttttcaaaataatatttcccACGTCTTCGTATAAATATCTGTAGCTATTAAAATTTGacatattatatttaaatacaatAAGTTATTAATATACCAAATTATTAAAGTGACAGATATTTTTAaagcaaaaatatataataattattaatatatgctCAACTCCAAAAATAACCTCATAATAATAAGTATctgtattataattaataagGTAAATAAGAAAGGAATATGACCGTAGTAATTAAGTTATGCTAGGAGGAGTGATCACCTCAATAATGAGGCTTTGCTTAGACATGAggaaactaaataaatatactaataataataatgtgtaTGGAAGTGAAGAAGTAGTGTATGTATCTTCCTTCTCCTTTATATTTCCCCTCTTGGATTTTTCTATGATCCCTTATGTACATTACCTCTGTGTTGAGGTATATGTGCTGCTCTTATTACCTTGCACCTGTATGTTTTTACTGTCCTAATGTAATGTGTTGACGATGAATAATATCTTTGGTGGTTATCGTATAATCTTACAATATATGCTGCTTAAAAACGTATCAGGGTTCGTGTATATGATATGGTGTTCTACTACATTCTCTCCGCTACTGGTGCTGTTGGTTCAATCGCAGAAAACCCCGATTTTTGAAATGACCGAGGAAAGACAAGTGGGAACGTCTTAGTCAATGGGAATTGATTATTACTTTGCTGAACTAAACGACGAGGGCTATATCCCACCTAAAGATTACACAAGAATTTGGCCTCAACAAACTTAATTAGCTTTATAGATCAAGAAACATTATAACCTTACATAGATGATAGAGAGAAATTATTGTATGATTTTGTTTActcgatatttttttttttcattgttaaTAATAAGTGAGTTAACAATTTTTGAGTTTGTTTGATGATGTTAATTCGCGGAATGGAAAtgtcttttttcaaaaatgtttattattcactaaaatttaatatatataattagttaaactatattatttttgttaaaattatatcataCAAATTGATTTAGTCAAAAAATCAATAAACCAAGTCTGaactaatataaattaatatttttttttatagaaaatgactacaataattttattataaaaaatgattaaaatactcttgttatatatatataagcacaattttaattatttaaaaatatttaaaaaaaagacattttaacTGTCTTTATCTAAGTGACTCTCTTTTTAATTATAGTATAAATATgagttttaaattaaattttagggTTGTAATTTTAGTGTAAatatatgagttttttttttcatttattactattattgttgttgtaattgttgttgttattaaaGATAAAACAAACAAATCCAAGTGCAAGccatatgattttttaaatgacaaattataaggaaaatataataattaacaattaaacTCATCAAGACCCATAAAAAAGAATCAGACATATCGGTAAAATAGTAAAACCCTTTACGATTCTTCTTCCACAACAAACGAGCTTCTCTGgcccaaaaaaacaaaaaaagaaagaaacacttCATCTCCTCACTAACTCAAACTTTCATCTACGCGCACCATTTCTCTTAAGGTTAtattcttctcctctttctatctttctaatttattttctacgGTATAACCAATTTTTAACTTTTGTTATATCACTACAATAAATATGGATTTTAGCAATTTGAAAATCTACAACACCTTAAAATTATTCCTTTAAATAGTTTTAGACAACGATTTTCTATAATATTACTattgaagtttaattttttattattttatatcaataaaataaaactgttcTCTTTAACTCTTTTAAAAAACGATTTTATAATCATttcaagaatttatttttaagtaatgattttttaatgttatttaaataattgtaCAAAAGATACACCTCAAAATCGTTGCCGAAGTTATTACACTTTAAAACCGTTTTATTTGATGGTCTTagatagtattttttataatgttgCTGTTGGAAGTTTAACACTcaaaaattattgttataaataaataac
This portion of the Arachis duranensis cultivar V14167 chromosome 6, aradu.V14167.gnm2.J7QH, whole genome shotgun sequence genome encodes:
- the LOC107493753 gene encoding ethylene-responsive transcription factor ERF024-like, translated to MRSNNTSSSSSSGSSGTGRHPLYRGVRRRSSGKWVSEIREPKKPTRIWLGTFSNPEMAAIAYDVAALALKGNDAALNFPDSASSLPVPASSSARDIQVAAASAAAALGAAKDSIEGSRGAVAGNAVALEQELPLSQARNTIDNNNEFVDEDLIFDMPNVLLNMAEGMLLSPPRFHVADDYTTAPEYVPEDPHLWSYPYFP